Below is a window of Drosophila miranda strain MSH22 chromosome 3, D.miranda_PacBio2.1, whole genome shotgun sequence DNA.
AGATAATAGCCTCAAATATCTATCCGATGGCTGCCCGGTAAGCCTTTTCTTACCAATCCGAATGGTAAACCTTACTAATGCGAGATCTACATGTGTATTGCATTGCAGAACCTAATGGAGATCAATGTGTCGTGGTGTCATCTGATTTCTGAGAATGGCGTGGAGGCGCTTGCCCGCGGCTGCGTTAAGCTGCGCAAATTCAGCAGCAAAGGTTGTAAACAGATCAACGACAATGCCATAATGTGCCTGGCCAAATACTGTCCCGATATAATGGTGCTAAATGTACACAGCTGTGAGGTAGGACTCCCAGGAGTAGTTCGTTACCCTTTGCCCATACTATAAGTTTCCTCTGTTACTCCTTAGACCATAAGCGATTCATCTATACGCCAATTGGCCGCCAAGTGTCCCAAACTGCAAAAACTGTGCGTGTCCAAGTGTGCGGATTTAACTGATCTCTCGCTGATGGCCCTGTCGCAGCACAATCACCTGCTGAACACGCTGGAGGTGTCCGGGTGTCGCAACTTCACGGACATTGGGTTTCAGGCCCTGGGACGCAACTGCAAGTATCTGGAGCGCATGGATCTGGAGGAGTGCAATCAAATCACGGACCTAACGCTCGCCCATCTTGCCACGGGCTGTCCCGGCCTAGAGAAATTGGTAGGATGGCCCCAATCCTTTGCTTGCTTCCAATTTGTACAATATATGCTCGAAATTTTGTAATTCTGTAGACCCTGTCGCACTGCGAACTGATCACGGACGATGGCATACGACACCTGACCACTGGCAGCTGTGCCGCCGAGATATTGTCCGTTCTGGAGCTGGACAACTGTCCGCTGATAACGGACCGAACGCTGGAGCATTTGGTTTCGTGCCACAATCTACAGCGCATCGAACTATTTGACTGTCAGCTCATTACACGCACCGCCATACGCAAGCTGAAGGTGAGAGCAGAGAGGAGCGAAAATTACTATATAACGAGTGCGCCTCTTGTGTATTTTTCAGAACCATTTACCAAATATCAAGGTGCATGCATACTTTGCTCCGGGCACACCGCCGGCGGTGACCAGCGGACAACGGCCGCGCTACTGTCGCTGCTGTGAGATTCTCTGAGATACGGCCATCGGCTTTGCCAGGAAGATAATGCGCAAGGCAGCCACAGACTGATGTTGGCCTGTTTGCATCGTTATGTTCGCCATGGTGTTCAGCCTGACCCTCATCTCGATGATCTGCATGTTTTTGCTGGGACTGCTCGATGGCGTTAAGAACACGTAACCGGAAACGTAACCGTAACCGGAACCGGAACCACAACCATAACCAGCAGCACCGGCTAGCTCCGAACGAAgcggaaacgaaacgaaaagtAGCTTTAgattttagtttttttttttgcgagTTTCCAAAACTTGCTCCAGCATCAAAAATTGtgattattttatttaatgttATCTGTATGTTAACCTAGACCTTCATTTGTGTAATATGTGAGCGGGTATTAGTATTTTGTTTCATATCAAGCTCTGTGAAACCTTTTCTGTTTGTGCATCTTAtacatagatatatgtatatgtacatagtggtatacacacacacacacgcactcgATATGTGACCGCTTCTGTCGCACTCACTGGACTGCTCGTCCCGCTGAATGTTCTGTGTCTAGCCTGTAACTGCGATTAATTACGAATTAGTTGTAACAACTCTCAGTCACGCCCACAAAACTCATACATACCTGTATTAAACGTTGCtaaaagaaagagaaaaaaaacatacacgAATCCATCGGAATGTGCGTGTCACTTGGATTTTAGACAACTCTGAAACATGTCGATAGAACCAGAAAGCGTTCAACCCACACACGAAATACACACAATGCACCTACCCCATACAACCCATActccccccacacacacacacacacacacacacacacctgaGGAATCCCTTAAGCTTCAACTGAATCCTTGGAcgaatatttatttaatattaatattaattttaaactcAAGTCTAGTGCCAGCTAAACTCCGTACAGCAATTAGCGTTATCCatgtatatttatgtatattacACAACGAACAAACTACTCAACTCACACGAGGGGCGGGGGGAACTATCTATATTCATGCAAAACAAAACTATAATTAATCTCATTtacacacaaaaaacaaacaaaaaacgacAGCAACTGAATGGATCATCGTTTctaaaacaaaacacaaaccAAACCAATCAAATCATGCAAAaccccccacacacacgataaataattaaataaatcaATATCCATACACACAAATACTATATATTgatgcatacatatattttgtaaATGTATTAGCCATGCAAAAATCTATAAACGGGGCTGGAGTGCAAAAGCGAAGAGAAAGAACGTTATCCCAAGGGGGCAAAGTACATACATAGTTCACCATttgagatctctctctctataaACTTATATTTCCGATTTCGACACCCCAACTAAATGGTTTCCTTAACGCAACAGAACCTATACATAACATATATCAACTAAACCCCCTTCAAATGAATGGAGAGAAGTGGATGCTCGTGAAGTGGACAACCAAATTGAAAGCGCTGGCGTGACAATAAACGGACAGGCCACAACAGAAGCTTAGGCCCCAATCTACACTCCCCTCCTCTCAACGCACACATACCATACCATATATTTTACTAGAAGAAaaagctaaaaaaaaaaaaaaacatcaaaatcatatttacacaaagaaaaaaaaaaagagaacaaCAAATAAAACAAAGATTAATGGCTATATTGGAGGCGTGTGCTGCGTATTTTAACGAGTCTTTTCTCAGTGTCTCTTGTAGTGTGTTTTCAactattgtattgtatgttttaaaaaattaaacaCCACTGATATGTCTTAGTTAGAGTTAGTGATTGGAAAAAGCCATAGAAATGGGAAAAATTCAAGCATAACGGTAAAGTGCAACAAATTAGTTCCGTaccaagaaaacaaaaaatataatatatatatatttaaacagACACTAATAAATGTTTTGGTTTAACGAAATTTACattcatatatacatatgcatatatgcTTTacataaataatattttaaatgCAAACTAATTGCAAGTGTTTTATTTGCATCAAATTGGTATAAGTAACACAAATAATTTAAAACTTGGCGCCTTTGCAACAGCGATGTCACAACACAAGCCCTTGGGATTTTCTGGCGCTTTTTATGTAACTTGACGTAACATTTCATGTCGTTTTTTGTCAAATTGAAATACATGCGAATCCTAAAAGTATTTAATCTTgaagaaaattgattcatcaatcatataaaattatgtgggctaAGCTGAGAGgtctatctagctagtaacaTCCCTCGGAATATCAgatcgaggaatatgtataatggAACTTTAATtggtcagtatatttacggtatatttttaaaatgagacggtatattttggtatatttctgagggtcggacggtaaaGCTtaacgataaatccgcggtcacactgggTCTGAGCTATCAGataaataataaacaattaatTAATCATAATCGCGGTGACGTGGGTGTGTGTGAGCGTAACTATGCCTATTTCGGCATCGAATTCGCATCAAGGCGTAGTTGTTGGCTTAGATGCAGCGGTCTTGGCAGACTGCACCTGTGATGGAATTTCTTGCACCAACGTTTTCAGCTGTGTGGCTGCTGCAGTGAGTGGCAATGGCGTACACGAAAACGATCAGTTTTAgcgaataaataaataaagacaACTACTAGAGGAGCGTTGCGTGCGGGTGAGACGGGGACGAGGAGCGAAACGCGCAAGATCCGTTTTCTTCGTGATTTTTTCAGTTTGTTCACGGAAAGGAGTGAAAAGAAACGAAGTGGAAGTGTTAAGAGAGAGCAAAAGTGTGTGCAATGCAAAGAAAGGCTGATGATGtgttatataaaatattaatacGAAATGAAGGCCAAGAAGGTGTTTAAAATGCAGCGAAAAAATCAATGTATGCAGTTttagacggacggacggacggaaggCACAGCACCAGCGCCAGCACCAGTACCAGCACATGAAACAAGGAAGAGAGGAAGCAGCAACAAAGCACAGCACAGCTGAGCAGAGGCttcgtgtgtgtgcgtgcctgTGTGCTTATATTCGTGTGGGCTGTGTGTGggaggcagcaacagcagcagcgccgcACCAAAGCAGCAAATCAAATCAATATCTGCAACCAAAATAAACTGCAATCATGTCTAAATAAGGCAACAAATTATAATAAGCAACAACTTCAACACCAGCATTTTACAACAAAGTGTGGAAATTGTGCATTCTGCCTTTGCCCGATCTTCTTGTTTAAAAAAAGGTAAGTCGGCCATTTTGATTGGACATTCCTTTTGCTCGAGTGAAATATTCATAATGGATCCCATCCCGCGAATTGTGTTTAATTGCTTTGAACTTTATGCGGGGACAGaggtccgtccgtccgtccggaAGACATGTCCGAGTTGTTTTATGGGGGGAATTTTGTTAGAAATTCTCTTTGAAGATTGCTCGAAACTTGTTTCGCTCTCTCCAGTAAGTAGGGGCCTTGAGTAAACAAAGCATGCACAGTGATACATGGCCTTATATACTCGATGTACATGTATGTGTGTTCTTGGCAACGTTCTTCAATGATTCTTCTCTTTATATGGTCAAACCGAACTGCAAAAGTAAATGATTTCAATTCACGTTTCACTGCGTTCATTTCAATTTGTATTTGCAGCGCGCCTCAGAgccacagacagacacacacagattTCTCCCCAATCAGCTgatgtgcttgtgtgtgtgctgcagACAAAGAAACTGCTAAAGCcaaaagagacagagagggggGGCGCAGCAATGTTCGCGTTGGCTTGGCTCTGCTGTATCCTTGctttcatttccatttccttTTTGCGCAGCCCCCAAAAGAACAAAGGAAATCGTATTAAAACAGTTGACAGTTTGTCCCCGCAAGTGtgcgtgtgtctgtgtgtgtgttcgctCATCCATATTGATTTAATATTCGCATTGATTTGTTTATATAAGCAATTAGAAGAATAGAAGAAAtcacaataaataaataaatacaatgcGAACCTCTAAAGCATTCCAAATATCTTTTCAGTGTAGACTTTACAGTTTTctgccctctctctctctctctctgtccatGTAACGCAGGCAGCCATGTTAGATCTTTGGATCAACGGAACACTGCTGAAAGGAGGAGACCAGAAAGAAGAGAGAGCATGTTTAACATTTGCTTACTCTCTTGCGGAAATTATCCTGTTGTCGCGCTGTTAAATCACTTTTGTTAGACCCATTCAGAGGGGGTATTATGCATTTTTCCAGAGAAGAAGCTTTGCCTAATTTGACAGCAGCGGCCACAATAATAGTTGAGCACAGCTGCTGTCGCTTATTCTATCCTATGAACGTGCTAGGGGACTAGCTTTCAATTTAACGAATGCCCGCATCTGCCGCATTCTGTATCAATCAGCTAGGTTCCCATCATCATATCCCCCGCCAATTGTCATGTAGAACACGTAGCAGACAGCACTGCATGCGGTACAGCACACATCTGTGTGTACTTTCAACCTTGTTTtactatgtacatatgtaccttAAAGTAAATGCAAACATAATAAAATACACATAAGGTTTTCCCTAGTGGGAGGCCACTGCCCCCCCCCTCTCCATGCGATGGCCTCCTTTTACCTTTTTTATGGTTTTCCATTCAGTTAATGAAGCCATAAGTATTGTCAACCGTTCAGCACTTCTCAAACAGTTCTTCGGCTTAATTATCTGCGATAACGAGAAACCGAACCGAAGCGAACCGACCCGAACCGCAAGGGAGCCTTATCTTCGGAGTCACCGAAACGCATAGTGTCGGTTATGCGGGGAGAGTCGGGTCTCGAGATAAGCAAACAATCAAAAGCAAGAAAGCCTATCAGAAGCTGCGCCCCTTGTGGTGACTATTCCAGATTCGGGTTTCAGTTCCGAGTGCAGTGCCTGACGACAATTCAGGGTCATAAATTACTTGGGGGCTGATAAAGAATCAGGAACTCCTATGTACTTTTTGTTTCGTTAACAGAGTGTCAATGATCGTATCCTGGGGCTCTTTGCGGGGGGGAATGTGTGGCGGACAGCCAGCCACTTGACGCATTCCATCAGCGGACTTTGCTACGCCTTATATTTTCAAATTTCACTCTCGCAAAACGTGATGACGGTGGGAGGAGATACGGGGGTGGGGGTGTTAgtgagagtgggagagagtgGCAACGCTCAGTGACCCCATCGACGCTGCTGCCGTTGACGTTTCCCGTTCTCCTTcccgttgttgttgttgttgttgttgttgttgctgcttctgttcttatggtactcctccacctccgCGTCGCTCTCCTTATTGCGTTTTACTTTACGTTATTTTGTTGCTGGGTTGAATGACTTTGAACAACGTGTGCGAGCAAgaagaaaacaacaaaatgaaGAGCGTAACTGTGAGAgtgctagagagagagagagtgagagagagtcGTCGAGCCAATGAACCCACCAAAAAAATATTCGCAGCTGATTTTCGGTGAGAAGAGTTAGCAAAATGTCGATGGTTACAGGAGAGGAGGCGCCATGGGATAGCGGAAGGAGATGTAGATGTCTCGCCTGGtgctccccccccccccctcactCCGTACCCCTCCACCACCCCTTGActgctgtttttctttttgtttagaATTTTATTTTGATCCGAGGGTTGTTTACCCTGTAGAAGGATATCATATCCTTGGCAgggtggggtggggaggggggactGGTATGTACTGTGTGTTTTGGTTTTGATGGAATTTGCGTTTCTTTTATCGCTTCAATCAGGCAACAAATTAAAATATGTATACACACATTTCTCTAACTCGTTAACAAAGCAAAGCTCTTTGTTTAGATTTGTTTCTGTTAatattttttcttcttcttttgttgtttttttttttcgtgttcAGCATTTACAAAAATAAACATCATGTAGTCATCGCATGGTCTTTAAGGTGGggtagggggggggggagccTGGGCATCGTCTAcatagagaaagagagacagagagagctTTTGATCAGAGCAAGACGAGAGGGTGGGGGGGGAGGGCAGGCAGTATTACGTATGTAGTTCCCGTTTTGGCAAAGTTCTCTTATAATTCGTTGGGGATTATTTCGATCTCCAACAAAATGTGGAGCAGGCCCCAGTGTGTGGGTGCCAGTGGCTCTCAAAATAGGCAGAAAATGTACATCTATGCTTATCGGtgggtgtgcgtgtgtgtgtgcacatGACAACTCTAA
It encodes the following:
- the LOC108160093 gene encoding F-box/LRR-repeat protein 20 isoform X2, producing the protein MTNSGRNPHRFDQTFLGATELDDELIKQLPKEVLLRVFSYLDVVSLCRCAQVCKYWNVLALDGSSWQKINLFDFQRDIEGPVIENISQRCRGFLKSLSLRGCQSLGDQSVRTLANHCHNIEHLDLSECKKITDISTQSISRYCTKLTAINLDSCPNITDNSLKYLSDGCPNLMEINVSWCHLISENGVEALARGCVKLRKFSSKGCKQINDNAIMCLAKYCPDIMVLNVHSCETISDSSIRQLAAKCPKLQKLCVSKCADLTDLSLMALSQHNHLLNTLEVSGCRNFTDIGFQALGRNCKYLERMDLEECNQITDLTLAHLATGCPGLEKLTLSHCELITDDGIRHLTTGSCAAEILSVLELDNCPLITDRTLEHLVSCHNLQRIELFDCQLITRTAIRKLKNHLPNIKVHAYFAPGTPPAVTSGQRPRYCRCCEIL
- the LOC108160093 gene encoding F-box/LRR-repeat protein 20 isoform X3 codes for the protein MQTFLGATELDDELIKQLPKEVLLRVFSYLDVVSLCRCAQVCKYWNVLALDGSSWQKINLFDFQRDIEGPVIENISQRCRGFLKSLSLRGCQSLGDQSVRTLANHCHNIEHLDLSECKKITDISTQSISRYCTKLTAINLDSCPNITDNSLKYLSDGCPNLMEINVSWCHLISENGVEALARGCVKLRKFSSKGCKQINDNAIMCLAKYCPDIMVLNVHSCETISDSSIRQLAAKCPKLQKLCVSKCADLTDLSLMALSQHNHLLNTLEVSGCRNFTDIGFQALGRNCKYLERMDLEECNQITDLTLAHLATGCPGLEKLTLSHCELITDDGIRHLTTGSCAAEILSVLELDNCPLITDRTLEHLVSCHNLQRIELFDCQLITRTAIRKLKNHLPNIKVHAYFAPGTPPAVTSGQRPRYCRCCEIL